From Deltaproteobacteria bacterium, the proteins below share one genomic window:
- a CDS encoding DUF1566 domain-containing protein: MGADIQWQNPPADAYMTWDGALAYCEDLTQGDWDDWRLPTIGELRSLISGCEATATGGNCKVTGECAEPGCRDEEFCTGCEWGQGPGPNGAYWPGEYSGDVYWYWSSTPVTDAEGEVWNVDFGYGGIHSDLVGYSFAPRCVRP; the protein is encoded by the coding sequence TTGGGGGCGGACATTCAGTGGCAGAACCCGCCGGCGGACGCATACATGACATGGGATGGCGCGCTTGCCTATTGCGAGGATCTGACGCAGGGCGACTGGGACGACTGGCGCTTGCCGACGATCGGCGAACTGCGTTCGCTGATCTCGGGTTGCGAGGCGACCGCGACCGGCGGGAATTGCAAGGTGACCGGAGAGTGCGCGGAGCCCGGCTGCCGGGATGAAGAATTCTGCACGGGATGCGAATGGGGGCAGGGCCCCGGCCCAAACGGCGCGTATTGGCCCGGCGAATACTCCGGCGATGTCTATTGGTATTGGTCTTCGACCCCGGTGACCGATGCCGAGGGCGAAGTGTGGAACGTGGATTTCGGGTACGGCGGCATCCATTCCGATCTGGTCGGATACAGTTTCGCCCCGAGGTGCGTGCGGCCGTGA